A window of Neisseria canis contains these coding sequences:
- the fabG gene encoding 3-oxoacyl-ACP reductase FabG, which translates to MSETILITGSNRGIGKAIALGLAQDGYDIVVHCRSRREEAETVAESVRALGRRARVLQFDVSDRSQCREALAADIEAHGAYYGVVLNAGLTRDNAFPAFEDEDWDQVLRTNLDGFYNVLHPLVMPMIRRRKAGRIVCMASVSGITGNRGQVNYSASKAGIIGAAKALAVELAKRKITVNCVAPGLIDTEIVDENVPVEEILKAVPAARMGSPEEVAHAVRFLMDEKAAYITRQVIAVNGGLC; encoded by the coding sequence ATGAGCGAAACCATTTTAATCACCGGCTCAAACCGAGGCATCGGCAAAGCAATTGCTTTGGGCTTGGCGCAAGACGGCTACGACATTGTAGTCCATTGCCGCAGCCGCCGCGAAGAAGCGGAAACCGTGGCCGAATCCGTGCGCGCTTTGGGCAGACGGGCCAGAGTTTTGCAGTTTGACGTTTCCGACCGAAGCCAATGCCGTGAAGCGCTTGCAGCCGATATTGAAGCACACGGTGCTTATTACGGTGTGGTGCTCAATGCCGGTTTAACGCGCGACAACGCTTTTCCGGCTTTTGAAGACGAAGACTGGGATCAGGTTCTGCGTACCAATTTGGATGGTTTTTATAATGTACTGCATCCGCTCGTAATGCCGATGATACGCCGCCGCAAAGCGGGGCGTATTGTGTGTATGGCTTCCGTGTCCGGTATCACGGGCAACCGCGGCCAGGTCAATTACAGCGCTTCCAAAGCCGGTATTATCGGTGCGGCCAAAGCTCTGGCGGTGGAGCTCGCCAAGCGGAAAATCACGGTCAACTGCGTGGCTCCCGGTCTGATTGATACGGAAATTGTGGATGAAAACGTGCCGGTGGAAGAGATTTTAAAAGCCGTACCTGCCGCACGCATGGGTTCGCCGGAAGAAGTGGCGCATGCCGTTCGGTTTTTGATGGATGAGAAAGCAGCGTATATCACGCGGCAGGTTATTGCAGTAAACGGAGGTTTGTGTTGA
- a CDS encoding acyl-CoA thioesterase, translated as MNDNQNLPQSELQMSVLMTPDMANFSGNVHGGDLLKLLDQVAYACASRYSGHYCVTLSVDKVTFKEPIHVGELVTFLASVNHVGRTSMEVGIRVEAQNIRERTVRHTNSCYFTMVAVDNGKPVAVPPLQITNERQQCRFEAAEARKRIRLQESSQPSCHECEE; from the coding sequence ATGAACGACAATCAAAACCTTCCTCAATCAGAGCTTCAAATGTCCGTTTTAATGACGCCAGACATGGCCAACTTCAGCGGCAACGTACACGGCGGCGACCTGCTCAAACTGCTCGACCAAGTTGCCTACGCCTGCGCCAGCCGTTACAGCGGCCACTACTGCGTTACCCTCTCTGTGGACAAAGTTACCTTTAAAGAGCCGATTCATGTGGGCGAACTCGTTACCTTTCTTGCCAGCGTCAACCATGTCGGCCGCACCTCGATGGAAGTCGGTATCCGCGTAGAAGCGCAAAACATCCGCGAACGCACCGTGCGCCACACCAACAGCTGCTATTTCACCATGGTTGCCGTTGACAACGGCAAGCCGGTAGCCGTGCCGCCGCTGCAAATTACCAACGAACGCCAGCAATGCCGCTTTGAAGCCGCAGAAGCCCGCAAACGCATTCGTCTGCAAGAAAGCAGCCAACCCAGCTGCCACGAGTGCGAAGAATAA
- a CDS encoding 4'-phosphopantetheinyl transferase family protein — protein MPYTPLCCLLADGRCADLYRPDLLDKQDTLRLQARPELAQRADWRVSRYLKQRAASPVRSLSHSNGMAAVLCGGAGLAVGVDIEYIRPRDFALLAEWVAQPYEQIELAARGWQADDFYELWTLKEALLKAGGLGFPEAMKAVGRQPGTGGKTGLHVQGCGGWRGVTYKIGRDFMLACVWRGEGALELRMEGGFEAEAVNVGSYD, from the coding sequence ATGCCGTACACACCATTATGCTGCCTGCTGGCCGACGGGCGCTGTGCAGATTTATACCGCCCTGATTTGTTGGATAAACAGGATACGCTCAGATTGCAGGCGCGGCCTGAATTGGCGCAGCGGGCGGATTGGCGGGTGAGCCGCTATTTGAAACAGCGGGCGGCTTCGCCGGTGCGGTCTTTGTCGCACAGCAACGGCATGGCGGCGGTGTTGTGCGGCGGTGCAGGTTTGGCAGTGGGTGTGGATATTGAATATATCCGCCCGAGGGATTTCGCGTTGTTAGCCGAATGGGTGGCGCAGCCTTACGAGCAGATAGAATTGGCGGCGCGCGGATGGCAAGCCGATGATTTCTATGAATTGTGGACGCTGAAAGAGGCGCTGCTTAAGGCGGGCGGCTTGGGTTTTCCCGAAGCAATGAAAGCGGTGGGCCGGCAACCCGGTACCGGCGGCAAAACGGGTTTGCATGTGCAAGGCTGCGGCGGCTGGCGGGGTGTCACTTATAAAATCGGCCGTGATTTTATGTTGGCTTGTGTTTGGCGCGGAGAAGGGGCGCTGGAGCTGCGCATGGAAGGTGGCTTTGAAGCGGAGGCGGTAAACGTGGGCAGCTATGATTGA
- a CDS encoding lysophospholipid acyltransferase family protein: MKSLNYYRRFFATLFGFVLFGVVGVLFKIVLLPYTLKSTKNDIPRQMQARRLIGGVWKWFVGYLVWSGVLSVRFNGLEKLGRPGQLVLANHPSLLDVVLLIGHVPQMNCIVKKDLLKNPSMKSQILATGYIPNDESLEMMEEVDAVFKSGQSMLIFPEGTRTGWDGEIKLHRGAVSIGLRSAEVITPVCIKMNPPNFKKGQPWYKIPPRTIHYEITVGDDIHPQDWLAENPLPIAARRLNAYLQDYFTRETI, encoded by the coding sequence ATGAAGTCATTGAATTATTACCGCCGCTTTTTTGCAACATTGTTTGGTTTTGTGCTGTTCGGCGTGGTGGGCGTGTTGTTTAAAATCGTTTTGCTGCCTTACACTCTGAAAAGCACCAAAAATGACATTCCACGCCAAATGCAGGCGCGACGGCTGATCGGCGGAGTGTGGAAGTGGTTTGTCGGCTATTTGGTATGGTCGGGCGTGTTGAGTGTACGCTTCAACGGCTTGGAAAAATTGGGCAGACCAGGCCAATTGGTATTAGCCAATCATCCGTCGCTGCTGGATGTGGTATTGTTGATCGGCCATGTGCCGCAGATGAACTGTATCGTTAAAAAAGACCTGCTTAAAAACCCTTCCATGAAAAGCCAGATTCTCGCCACGGGTTATATTCCCAACGACGAATCGCTGGAAATGATGGAAGAAGTGGATGCCGTGTTTAAAAGCGGGCAGAGTATGCTGATTTTCCCCGAAGGCACGCGTACAGGGTGGGACGGCGAAATCAAACTCCACCGCGGCGCCGTATCCATCGGCTTGCGTAGTGCGGAAGTGATTACCCCTGTGTGCATTAAAATGAACCCGCCCAATTTTAAAAAAGGCCAGCCATGGTATAAAATCCCACCCCGTACCATCCATTACGAAATTACGGTCGGCGACGACATCCATCCGCAAGATTGGCTGGCCGAAAACCCCTTACCCATTGCCGCACGGCGCTTAAACGCTTATTTACAAGACTATTTCACACGAGAAACAATATGA
- a CDS encoding riboflavin synthase subunit alpha has protein sequence MFTGIVQGTGTIIAVDSPSEDFRTLTVELPGHMADNLQTGASVANNGCCLTITHINGRQVKFDLMAETLRKTNLGELEAGDAVNLERAARFGDEIGGHLMSGHISAVTRITRIEESPHNKTVWFALPHALKPYILPKGFAGLDGCSLTIGEVTGEEFNVHLIPETLRLTLFGIKQAGDSVNIEIDPQTQAIVDTVTRILAKP, from the coding sequence ATGTTTACAGGTATCGTTCAAGGCACCGGCACCATCATCGCAGTCGACAGCCCCTCGGAAGACTTCCGCACGCTTACCGTCGAGCTGCCCGGGCACATGGCAGACAATCTGCAAACCGGCGCATCCGTTGCCAACAACGGCTGCTGCCTTACCATTACCCACATCAACGGCAGACAAGTCAAGTTCGACCTGATGGCCGAAACCCTCAGGAAAACCAATCTCGGCGAACTCGAAGCGGGCGATGCCGTAAACCTCGAACGCGCCGCCCGCTTCGGCGACGAAATCGGCGGCCACTTGATGAGCGGCCACATCAGCGCCGTTACCCGCATCACCCGCATAGAAGAAAGCCCACACAACAAAACCGTGTGGTTCGCCCTCCCCCACGCGCTCAAACCCTACATCCTGCCCAAAGGCTTCGCCGGCTTAGACGGTTGCAGCCTGACCATAGGCGAAGTAACCGGTGAGGAATTCAACGTCCACCTCATCCCCGAAACCTTGCGGCTCACCTTATTCGGCATCAAACAAGCAGGCGACAGCGTCAATATCGAAATTGACCCGCAAACCCAAGCCATCGTCGATACGGTTACACGCATACTGGCCAAACCCTGA
- a CDS encoding phage holin family protein: MGIKQEITGIKAIFGQGIHLLLLRLRVLRLDVEEQAAGVLKIFAMIMAAAVCCLIGLTALLFGLNTVLSDEAKIWTFFGTAGVALLLVLCLILQIPSIWRSGSEKVSQTFQDMQEDLAYLNDKTERGRKE; encoded by the coding sequence ATGGGTATTAAACAGGAAATTACCGGTATTAAAGCCATCTTCGGCCAAGGTATCCATTTGCTGCTGCTGCGTTTGCGTGTGCTGCGTTTGGATGTTGAAGAGCAGGCTGCGGGTGTGTTGAAAATCTTCGCCATGATTATGGCTGCCGCCGTGTGCTGCCTGATAGGCCTGACCGCACTGCTTTTCGGTTTGAATACCGTGTTGTCGGACGAAGCCAAAATTTGGACGTTTTTCGGAACCGCCGGCGTTGCACTGCTTTTGGTGCTTTGTTTGATTTTACAAATTCCTTCAATCTGGCGCAGCGGAAGCGAAAAAGTCAGCCAAACTTTTCAAGATATGCAGGAAGACTTGGCTTATCTGAACGACAAGACTGAACGCGGCCGTAAAGAATAA
- the corA gene encoding magnesium/cobalt transporter CorA codes for MNEAAPKRSSTENTPKHAVHQTLYSPKECATRDLILSNGNLPEHTALIPHGPDSEHINWLHFVGVNDGATLKTLLAPYGIHELVIEDLLNRNQRPKAEDYDNYLFIATRVFQYGGSKLVSDPVYLIIGHNFVLTFQQRPLGLLSSIRKHIVDNRTGLRDKSPVFLSYTFIDRLVDDYFITLDHFNNRVEAIDKNLFANTGSNTTDLLPKIHRLKRDAVRLRRTLSPMRDMMVQLLRGDFPIFHNEAHIYLRDAYDHLLQLSESLDASRDSVQSMMDVHLSYQSNRLNMQMRVLTVITIIFMPLTLITGIYGMNFDNMPELHWRYGYYMVWLAMICIVSALLIYFHRRKWI; via the coding sequence ATGAACGAAGCCGCACCCAAACGCAGCAGCACGGAAAATACGCCCAAACACGCCGTGCACCAAACGCTTTACAGCCCCAAAGAATGCGCCACCCGCGACCTGATCCTAAGCAACGGCAACCTGCCGGAACACACGGCGCTTATTCCCCACGGCCCGGATTCGGAGCACATCAACTGGCTGCATTTCGTCGGCGTTAACGATGGCGCCACGCTCAAAACCCTGCTTGCGCCCTACGGCATTCACGAGCTGGTCATCGAAGACTTGCTCAACCGCAACCAGCGCCCCAAAGCAGAGGATTACGACAACTACCTCTTTATCGCCACCCGCGTGTTCCAATACGGCGGCAGCAAGCTCGTTTCAGACCCGGTGTACCTGATTATCGGGCACAATTTCGTCCTCACCTTCCAGCAGCGCCCGCTCGGGCTGCTCAGCAGCATCCGCAAACACATTGTCGACAACCGCACCGGCCTGCGCGACAAAAGCCCCGTTTTCCTCTCCTATACCTTCATCGACCGCCTGGTCGACGATTATTTCATCACCCTCGATCATTTCAATAACCGCGTGGAGGCGATTGACAAAAACCTGTTTGCCAACACCGGTAGCAACACCACCGATCTGCTGCCGAAAATCCACCGTCTCAAGCGCGACGCCGTGCGCCTGCGCCGCACGCTTTCACCCATGCGCGACATGATGGTTCAGCTTTTACGCGGCGATTTTCCCATTTTCCACAACGAAGCCCATATCTACCTGCGCGACGCCTACGACCACCTGCTCCAGCTTTCCGAATCGCTCGATGCCTCGCGCGATTCCGTGCAGAGCATGATGGACGTGCATTTGTCTTACCAGTCCAACCGGCTCAACATGCAGATGCGCGTGCTCACCGTGATTACCATCATTTTCATGCCGCTCACCCTGATTACCGGCATCTACGGCATGAATTTCGACAACATGCCCGAGCTACATTGGCGCTACGGATATTATATGGTCTGGCTGGCCATGATCTGCATCGTGTCGGCCCTGCTTATTTATTTCCACCGCCGCAAGTGGATTTAA
- a CDS encoding beta-ketoacyl-ACP synthase — translation MLRRVVVTGVGGITAFGRDWKSIQTGFLKGKNAVKSMDWSEQFPELEARLGAIVENYQPPAHWTRKQLRSMGRGTQMAVDAAEQALADAGLLGDERIKDGRMGVAGGSSVGSTKDTGVMGDLVLHGNSRNFNANTYVRMMPHTVPANVGIFFGLTGRLIPTSSACSSSSQAIGYSYEAIKYGLIDMMLSGGSEEFCPSEVYVFDSLYAASRRSHEPELTPRPYDSGRDGLVIGEGGCFLVLEELEHARARGAKIYAEIVGYGANSDGSHITQPQKATMQRCMEMALKDAGIRPGQIGYVNGHGTATEKGDIAETLATEAVFGHVPMSSQKSYFGHTLGACGSLESWFSIEMMNSSWFAPTVNLDNIDPLCGKVDYIRGEGREIRTDYVMNNNFAFGGVNTSLIFKRWQE, via the coding sequence GTGTTGAGACGGGTTGTCGTTACAGGCGTCGGTGGGATTACCGCATTCGGGCGCGATTGGAAAAGCATTCAGACAGGCTTTCTAAAAGGTAAAAACGCCGTAAAAAGCATGGATTGGTCGGAGCAGTTTCCCGAGTTGGAAGCGCGCTTGGGTGCGATAGTGGAAAACTACCAACCGCCCGCCCACTGGACGCGCAAACAGCTGCGCAGCATGGGGCGCGGTACGCAAATGGCGGTTGATGCCGCCGAACAGGCTTTGGCCGATGCCGGACTTTTGGGCGACGAGCGTATCAAAGACGGCCGCATGGGCGTGGCCGGAGGCTCATCGGTGGGTAGCACCAAAGACACCGGCGTGATGGGCGATTTGGTATTGCACGGCAACTCGCGCAATTTCAACGCCAACACCTATGTGCGCATGATGCCGCACACCGTTCCGGCCAATGTCGGTATCTTCTTCGGACTTACCGGGCGCCTCATTCCCACCTCCAGCGCCTGCTCCTCCAGCAGCCAGGCCATAGGTTATTCTTACGAAGCCATCAAATACGGCCTGATAGACATGATGCTCAGCGGCGGCAGCGAAGAATTCTGTCCATCCGAAGTGTATGTATTCGATTCACTCTATGCCGCCAGCCGCCGCAGCCACGAACCCGAACTCACCCCCCGCCCCTACGACAGCGGTCGCGACGGCCTCGTTATCGGCGAAGGCGGATGCTTTTTGGTGCTGGAAGAATTGGAACATGCGCGCGCGCGCGGTGCAAAAATCTATGCCGAAATCGTGGGTTACGGCGCCAACAGCGACGGCAGCCATATTACCCAGCCGCAAAAAGCCACCATGCAGCGCTGCATGGAAATGGCCTTGAAAGACGCCGGCATTCGGCCGGGCCAAATCGGCTATGTGAACGGGCACGGCACAGCTACCGAAAAAGGAGACATCGCCGAAACTTTGGCCACGGAAGCCGTTTTCGGACATGTGCCCATGAGTTCGCAAAAAAGCTATTTCGGCCACACACTCGGCGCCTGCGGGTCTTTGGAATCTTGGTTTTCCATTGAAATGATGAACAGCAGCTGGTTTGCGCCCACCGTCAATCTGGACAATATCGACCCGCTTTGCGGCAAAGTGGACTATATCCGCGGCGAAGGGCGTGAAATCAGAACCGACTATGTGATGAACAACAACTTCGCCTTCGGCGGCGTGAACACCTCACTGATATTCAAACGCTGGCAGGAATAA
- a CDS encoding DUF883 family protein, protein MRRNYESQKDALLQEIRSVLNDAEALYDQGIERGAEETKALKEKLQSKLERAQSKLSDFEERAYEEARYRVRQVDDYVNDKPYYAMGFAALAGLVTGILLTRR, encoded by the coding sequence ATGAGACGTAACTACGAATCACAAAAAGATGCTTTGCTGCAAGAAATCCGTTCGGTATTAAACGATGCGGAAGCGCTGTATGACCAAGGTATCGAGCGTGGCGCGGAAGAAACCAAAGCTTTGAAAGAAAAGCTGCAATCCAAACTTGAGCGCGCACAATCAAAACTGAGTGATTTTGAAGAGCGTGCTTATGAAGAAGCGCGTTACCGTGTCCGTCAGGTTGATGATTATGTGAACGACAAGCCTTACTACGCAATGGGCTTTGCTGCTTTGGCAGGTTTGGTTACAGGCATTCTGCTGACCCGTCGTTAA
- a CDS encoding phosphopantetheine-binding protein, which produces MNLETQIKQMIIDSLGLEDITVNDIETDAPLFGDEGLGLDSVDALELGLAVQKTFGFQLDGEKDNLRDHFTSVATLAEFVRSRQA; this is translated from the coding sequence ATGAATTTAGAAACACAAATCAAACAGATGATTATCGACAGCTTAGGTCTGGAAGACATTACCGTTAACGATATTGAAACCGATGCGCCGCTGTTTGGCGACGAAGGATTGGGTTTGGATTCGGTGGATGCTTTGGAGTTGGGTTTGGCTGTGCAAAAAACTTTCGGCTTCCAGCTCGACGGTGAAAAAGACAATCTGCGCGACCATTTCACCAGCGTAGCCACACTGGCCGAGTTTGTCCGCAGCCGTCAAGCATAA
- a CDS encoding acyl carrier protein, with protein sequence MTEQEIRRILSDALVNLFEIEPERIKPETNLYEDLEIDSIDAIDLIDHIKRETGRKLKAEDFRNVRTVDDVVQAVLRIDAE encoded by the coding sequence ATGACCGAACAAGAAATCCGTCGGATTCTCTCAGATGCTTTGGTGAATCTGTTTGAAATTGAGCCCGAGCGCATCAAGCCTGAAACCAATCTTTACGAAGATTTGGAAATCGACAGCATTGATGCCATTGATTTGATCGACCATATCAAACGCGAAACCGGCCGCAAGCTTAAGGCCGAAGATTTCCGCAATGTGCGTACCGTCGATGATGTGGTGCAGGCTGTGTTAAGAATTGATGCCGAGTAA
- the panC gene encoding pantoate--beta-alanine ligase: MKIIHSIQELREWRKNAGSVAFVPTMGNLHEGHLALVREAKKHADQVVVSIFVNRLQFGQGEDFDKYPRTLQQDAGKLKGEGVAVVFAPDEQELYPRVQQQYNVEPPNLQNELCGAFRPGHFRGVATVVTKLFNIVQADVACFGKKDYQQLTIIQGMVDDLNMNIRIVPVDTGRAADGLALSSRNQYLSAEERAEAPRLYRELSQMAQAIRDGNVNYAELEQAAKQRLRDAGWVVDYIEVRHAGNLQVAHAGDKHVVVVAAARLGNTRLIDNIEVHL, encoded by the coding sequence ATGAAAATCATCCATTCCATTCAAGAGCTTCGCGAATGGAGAAAAAATGCGGGCAGCGTGGCTTTCGTGCCCACGATGGGCAATCTGCACGAAGGGCATCTGGCTTTGGTGCGCGAAGCCAAAAAACATGCCGACCAAGTGGTGGTGAGCATTTTTGTGAACCGCCTGCAATTCGGGCAAGGCGAGGATTTCGATAAATATCCGCGCACGTTGCAGCAGGATGCGGGCAAACTGAAAGGCGAAGGCGTGGCTGTGGTGTTTGCGCCCGACGAGCAGGAGCTTTATCCGCGTGTGCAGCAGCAATACAATGTGGAGCCGCCGAATCTGCAAAACGAGCTGTGCGGCGCGTTCAGGCCGGGGCATTTCCGCGGTGTGGCTACCGTTGTAACCAAGCTGTTTAATATCGTGCAAGCCGATGTGGCTTGCTTCGGCAAGAAAGATTACCAGCAATTGACCATTATTCAGGGCATGGTGGATGATTTGAATATGAACATCCGTATCGTGCCTGTGGACACGGGCAGGGCCGCCGACGGTTTGGCTTTATCCAGCCGCAACCAGTATTTGAGTGCGGAGGAGCGCGCCGAAGCGCCGCGCCTTTATCGCGAATTATCGCAGATGGCACAGGCGATTCGGGATGGAAATGTGAATTATGCCGAGTTGGAGCAGGCAGCCAAGCAGCGTTTGCGTGATGCTGGCTGGGTTGTGGATTATATCGAAGTGCGCCATGCCGGTAATTTGCAGGTGGCGCATGCGGGCGACAAGCATGTGGTGGTTGTGGCGGCGGCGCGTTTAGGCAACACGCGCTTGATTGACAATATCGAAGTGCATCTGTAA
- a CDS encoding ApeP family dehydratase — protein MNAPLTCPITSVAPLLPHSGHMVLLDCITDYGAGHLCATAKISENHILLKNNYLPCSSSIEIMAQGIGALMGCHAANAGEPIKLGFLLGTRKLDLFADNIPIGTQLQVKVKESVIDSTGFGVFDCTLHWIDAPEHAKNTLPADGLLAQAALNVYSPKEGQTA, from the coding sequence ATGAATGCCCCGCTCACCTGCCCAATCACATCTGTTGCACCACTGTTGCCGCACAGCGGCCATATGGTTTTACTTGACTGCATCACAGATTACGGCGCCGGCCACCTTTGCGCCACGGCGAAAATCAGCGAAAATCATATTCTTCTGAAAAACAACTACCTGCCTTGCTCTTCCAGCATAGAAATTATGGCGCAAGGCATAGGCGCTTTGATGGGCTGCCATGCCGCCAACGCAGGCGAACCAATCAAACTGGGCTTCTTACTAGGCACCCGCAAGCTGGATTTATTTGCCGACAATATTCCGATTGGTACCCAATTACAGGTAAAAGTTAAAGAATCCGTAATAGATTCAACCGGTTTTGGCGTATTTGACTGCACTCTGCATTGGATTGACGCGCCGGAACATGCAAAAAACACATTGCCTGCCGACGGCTTGCTGGCGCAGGCCGCCCTGAATGTTTACAGCCCGAAAGAAGGGCAAACCGCTTGA
- a CDS encoding beta-ketoacyl synthase chain length factor, whose product MMTAPSHCSFSFDIVEWQASSSRLAGHDAWRQWSANASFFESQPDYKPELAFLPAMQRRRLGKAARLVCDAAWNLAEQYPESALVFASHDGELNRSFELWLELMKTHTVSPTSFGLSVHNAQVGQWSMLRKDMRENTALAVGSDGLETALAEAYALMQDGGDKVLLVLADDPLVEEYALEAERAPMPYALAMVLQPGQQYRLSLSCGEQAEENSPYWGALDWIRFMLSDRHEETRYYDQRRWFWQKTL is encoded by the coding sequence ATGATGACCGCTCCTTCCCATTGCAGTTTTTCTTTTGATATTGTCGAATGGCAGGCATCCTCCAGCCGTTTGGCAGGGCATGACGCTTGGCGGCAATGGTCGGCAAACGCTTCTTTTTTCGAAAGCCAGCCTGATTATAAACCCGAGCTGGCTTTTTTGCCTGCCATGCAGCGGCGGCGCTTGGGCAAAGCTGCGCGCTTGGTGTGTGATGCGGCGTGGAACCTGGCCGAACAGTATCCTGAAAGCGCTTTGGTGTTTGCCTCGCACGACGGCGAATTAAACCGCAGCTTCGAGCTGTGGCTTGAATTGATGAAAACCCATACAGTATCGCCCACATCATTCGGCTTGTCCGTGCACAATGCGCAAGTGGGTCAGTGGTCGATGTTGCGTAAAGATATGCGTGAAAACACCGCTTTGGCGGTGGGCAGCGACGGTTTGGAAACGGCTTTGGCCGAAGCGTATGCGCTGATGCAGGACGGTGGAGACAAAGTGCTGCTGGTATTGGCGGATGATCCGTTGGTAGAAGAATATGCGCTCGAAGCAGAACGCGCGCCTATGCCCTATGCGCTTGCGATGGTGTTGCAACCGGGGCAGCAATACCGCTTGTCTTTGTCTTGCGGTGAACAAGCCGAAGAAAACTCACCTTATTGGGGCGCGCTTGATTGGATACGTTTCATGCTTTCAGACAGGCATGAAGAAACCAGATATTACGACCAACGTCGCTGGTTTTGGCAGAAAACTTTATGA
- the panB gene encoding 3-methyl-2-oxobutanoate hydroxymethyltransferase: MITVNTLQKMKAGGEKIAMLTCYEASFASLMNEAGVDMLLVGDSLGMTVQGQSSTLPVTLQDMCYHTAAVARGNKQAMIVADLPFGAYQQSKEQAFAASAELMAAGAHMVKLEGGVWMAETTGFLQMRGIPVCAHIGLTPQSVHAFGGYKVQGKGDAAAQALLNDAKAHDEAGAAMVLMECVPAELGKLVTQSVSCPTIGIGAGVDCDGQVLVMHDMLGVFPGKTAKFVKNFMEGQTSIQAAVKAYVDAVKNQTFPAEEHIFKA, encoded by the coding sequence ATGATTACTGTAAATACCCTGCAAAAAATGAAGGCTGGAGGCGAGAAAATCGCCATGCTCACCTGCTATGAGGCCAGCTTTGCATCTTTGATGAACGAAGCAGGCGTGGATATGCTTTTGGTGGGCGACTCTTTAGGCATGACGGTGCAAGGACAAAGCTCCACTCTGCCGGTAACTTTGCAGGATATGTGTTACCACACCGCGGCGGTTGCGCGCGGTAACAAGCAGGCCATGATTGTGGCCGATTTGCCTTTCGGCGCCTACCAGCAAAGCAAGGAGCAGGCTTTTGCCGCTTCCGCCGAGCTAATGGCGGCCGGAGCACACATGGTGAAATTGGAAGGCGGTGTGTGGATGGCGGAAACTACCGGATTTTTGCAGATGCGCGGTATCCCCGTGTGCGCGCATATCGGGCTGACGCCGCAGTCGGTGCATGCTTTCGGCGGCTATAAAGTTCAAGGCAAGGGCGATGCGGCTGCACAGGCTTTGCTGAATGATGCCAAAGCACATGATGAAGCGGGTGCGGCGATGGTGTTGATGGAGTGCGTGCCTGCCGAGCTGGGCAAACTGGTTACCCAAAGCGTTTCCTGCCCGACCATCGGTATCGGGGCGGGTGTCGATTGCGACGGGCAGGTGCTGGTGATGCACGATATGCTGGGTGTGTTCCCGGGCAAAACCGCTAAATTCGTGAAAAATTTTATGGAAGGGCAAACCAGCATTCAAGCGGCCGTGAAAGCTTATGTGGATGCGGTTAAAAACCAAACCTTTCCGGCTGAAGAACACATTTTTAAAGCTTAA